A window from Acidobacteriota bacterium encodes these proteins:
- a CDS encoding isoprenylcysteine carboxylmethyltransferase family protein, giving the protein MAGKKAVVVEPAGVGETDKGSFGFKYRGWAGIVFLAPLVVVTMLAQPMLPTGSWVGLAFNSVAWIFFAAGAAFRFWATLYLGGRKRRVVVEEGPYSICRNPLYVGSLLLGVSGALFAQSATLAAGILLTTLVYMIGTVPAEERYLLKRLGAEYQAYLNSVPRWWPAPKLFKSSEVIEVNLIGLKIEGSRAMKWVWLPILGFVIAQLRVQAWWPHVLRLP; this is encoded by the coding sequence ATGGCGGGGAAGAAGGCGGTCGTCGTCGAGCCGGCCGGAGTCGGGGAGACGGACAAGGGAAGCTTCGGGTTCAAGTACCGCGGATGGGCGGGGATCGTCTTCCTCGCGCCGCTGGTCGTGGTGACGATGCTCGCCCAGCCGATGCTGCCGACGGGCTCGTGGGTCGGCCTCGCGTTCAACTCGGTCGCCTGGATTTTCTTTGCGGCCGGGGCCGCCTTCCGGTTCTGGGCGACGCTCTATCTCGGCGGGAGAAAGCGGCGCGTCGTCGTCGAGGAGGGCCCGTACTCGATCTGCCGCAACCCGCTCTATGTCGGATCCCTCCTCCTCGGCGTGTCGGGCGCCCTCTTCGCGCAGAGCGCCACCCTCGCCGCGGGGATCCTGCTCACGACGCTCGTCTACATGATCGGCACCGTCCCCGCCGAGGAGCGGTACCTCCTGAAGAGGCTCGGTGCCGAGTATCAGGCCTATTTGAACTCGGTGCCGCGCTGGTGGCCGGCGCCGAAGCTCTTCAAGAGCTCCGAGGTGATCGAGGTCAACCTCATCGGCCTCAAGATCGAGGGATCGCGCGCGATGAAGTGGGTGTGGCTTCCGATCCTGGGGTTCGTGATCGCCCAGCTCCGCGTGCAGGCCTGGTGGCCGCACGTCCTTCGCCTCCCCTGA
- a CDS encoding c-type cytochrome, protein MSRLPTRLLAPAIAGALALAAFSLSAAPAPAGTPYKMTIPKGLDEMPVPDDNPMTVEKIDLGRQLYFDTRLSVDSSVSCATCHDPSKGWTDNLPVSKGIKGQKGGRSAPTVINSGYAYAQFWDGRAKSLEEQALGPIQNPIEMGEKLDNVVKKLNGIAGYRSQFQKVYGTDATPQAIAKSIAAFERTIVSGNSPFDRFQAGDKMAMPAAAVRGFEIFKGKAQCTNCHVGFTQSDSLFHNLGVGVNAANPDLGRSAVTKDPKDKGAFKTPTLRDLTKTAPYLHDGSEATLQGVIEFYDKGGIRNPNLDPKMKPLNLTDNEKLDLLAYLKALDGEAPVVTPPKLP, encoded by the coding sequence ATGTCCCGACTCCCGACCAGGCTCCTCGCCCCGGCGATCGCCGGCGCCCTCGCGCTCGCCGCCTTCTCGCTGAGCGCGGCGCCCGCCCCTGCAGGGACGCCGTACAAGATGACGATCCCGAAGGGACTCGACGAGATGCCGGTCCCCGACGACAACCCGATGACCGTCGAGAAGATCGATCTGGGCAGGCAGCTCTACTTCGACACGCGCCTCTCGGTCGACAGCTCCGTCTCGTGCGCGACGTGCCACGACCCGTCGAAGGGGTGGACCGACAACCTTCCGGTCTCGAAGGGAATCAAAGGGCAGAAGGGAGGGAGATCGGCCCCCACCGTCATCAACTCGGGTTACGCGTACGCGCAGTTCTGGGACGGCCGCGCGAAGAGCCTCGAGGAGCAGGCGCTGGGCCCCATCCAGAACCCCATCGAAATGGGAGAGAAGCTCGACAACGTCGTGAAGAAGCTCAACGGGATCGCCGGCTACCGATCGCAGTTCCAGAAGGTGTACGGCACCGACGCGACGCCCCAGGCGATCGCGAAGTCGATCGCGGCTTTCGAGCGGACGATCGTCTCGGGGAACTCCCCCTTCGATCGCTTTCAGGCGGGCGACAAGATGGCGATGCCCGCGGCGGCGGTGCGCGGCTTCGAGATCTTCAAGGGGAAGGCGCAGTGCACGAACTGCCACGTCGGGTTCACGCAGTCCGACTCGCTCTTCCACAACCTCGGCGTCGGCGTGAACGCCGCGAATCCCGACCTCGGCCGGTCCGCGGTAACGAAGGACCCCAAGGACAAGGGCGCTTTCAAGACGCCGACGCTCCGGGATCTGACGAAGACGGCTCCCTACCTTCACGACGGGAGCGAGGCGACGCTCCAGGGGGTGATCGAGTTCTACGACAAGGGGGGGATCAGGAACCCCAACCTCGATCCGAAGATGAAGCCGCTGAACCTCACCGACAACGAGAAGCTCGACCTGCTCGCCTACCTCAAGGCGCTCGACGGAGAGGCCCCCGTCGTCACGCCCCCGAAGCTCCCCTGA
- a CDS encoding threo-3-hydroxy-L-aspartate ammonia-lyase: MIGRLLGARERLRGVAHVTPAATSRTLDAMTGARVFLKCENLQRMGAFKFRGAFNAISQLDEGVRARGVVAYSSGNHAQAVALVSKILGTRATIVMPSTAPAAKLEATRGYGAEVVHYDLAGEDRAEMAARIARERGMTVIPPFDHPDIVAGAGTAACELIESAGPLDALLVPLGGGGLLSGSSLAARHLAPSCRVIGVEPEAGDDGARSFRSGRLERADHPDTIADGARTPSLSDLTLGLVRRYVHDVVTVPDEALVETMRFLWERMKLVVEPTGALGLAALYTGRLRLPGKRVGAILSGGNVDLAFALDLMRRPTSRGSRELRGASGA; the protein is encoded by the coding sequence ATGATCGGAAGGCTCCTCGGGGCGCGGGAGCGCCTTCGCGGCGTCGCCCACGTCACCCCCGCGGCCACCTCCCGCACCCTCGACGCCATGACGGGGGCGCGCGTCTTCCTCAAATGCGAGAACCTCCAGCGGATGGGGGCCTTCAAGTTCCGCGGGGCCTTCAACGCCATCTCGCAGCTCGACGAGGGGGTGCGCGCGCGGGGCGTCGTCGCGTACTCCTCGGGGAACCACGCGCAGGCGGTGGCGCTCGTATCGAAGATCCTCGGCACCCGCGCGACGATCGTGATGCCCAGCACCGCCCCGGCCGCGAAGCTCGAGGCGACGCGCGGCTACGGCGCCGAGGTGGTCCACTACGATCTCGCCGGTGAAGACCGCGCCGAGATGGCGGCGCGGATCGCGCGCGAGCGGGGGATGACCGTCATCCCGCCGTTCGATCATCCGGACATCGTCGCCGGTGCGGGGACCGCCGCGTGCGAGCTGATCGAGTCGGCGGGGCCGCTCGACGCTCTCCTCGTGCCGCTCGGAGGGGGAGGGCTCCTCTCGGGCTCGTCGCTCGCGGCGCGCCACCTCGCCCCCTCGTGCCGCGTCATCGGCGTCGAGCCGGAGGCGGGGGACGACGGCGCTCGCTCGTTCCGGAGCGGCCGCCTCGAGCGGGCCGATCATCCCGACACGATCGCCGACGGCGCGCGCACCCCGTCCCTCAGCGACCTCACGCTCGGACTCGTCCGCCGCTACGTCCACGACGTCGTCACCGTGCCGGACGAAGCGCTCGTCGAGACGATGCGTTTCCTCTGGGAGCGGATGAAGCTCGTCGTCGAGCCGACCGGGGCCCTCGGCCTCGCCGCCCTCTACACCGGCCGGCTGCGGCTTCCAGGAAAGCGAGTCGGGGCGATCCTCTCCGGCGGCAATGTCGACCTTGCCTTCGCGCTGGATCTCATGAGGCGCCCCACCTCCCGCGGGTCGAGGGAGCTCAGGGGAGCTTCGGGGGCGTGA
- a CDS encoding TonB-dependent receptor: MNPRRALSIAAALLLAPAQAAAQTAPDPNKASEYVEVTTSRIPEEVEIVPASVTVITRQELRDRGATDLRTALLFAAGVEISPGGDAGPASSVPEFWGLREFDAFLLVVDGVPWGGAFNPSLSTIDLADVERIEVLRGAAPVMYGATSFVGVIQILRRAAGEGETTATAKTGSFGGGGVGASTPLPMLGTLASTLAADVESVNFRDDRTGVDRGHILWRGGTPLGSGRLRLDADAIWIGQDPASPQPRVGRVITSLVPLDSNHNPDDAHLDERRLFFVAGYDHPLPGTSGTFATALSFTRSDQGIFRGFLTDVSNVSPNANGFREAVSTADLYFDAHGDFHVTRTVRIVAGVDHLHGLGTGRGGDFDYFIPLDGDNAPSPSSLPSAADVKIRDRREFSGAYGFVEWTPVDRWRLELGARLNRTVESRSVNADQFGVGVTKGADRSEVMRGSGAAGATYTAWQRKADAVHIYADYRDTYKPAAIDFGIDSEPEILEPETAQSYEVGSKARLLGGKLQPEISVFRMDFRNLVVDQISGGLPVLVNAGRERFQGVETSIGWSVTPNLLWRTGWSFHNARFRDFVQDFGGVPTQLSGNRLEMSPRTMGSTGLVYARPTGWVGFAQVGVVGNRYLNKRNTALVSPYATVAAGIGYRIRSWELRLDGWNLTNQRPPVSESEMGDAQYYRLPATRVVLSATFLAGAKPSPAKRS, translated from the coding sequence ATGAATCCCCGTCGAGCTCTCTCCATCGCGGCGGCGCTGCTTCTCGCGCCTGCGCAAGCTGCCGCCCAGACCGCACCCGACCCCAACAAGGCATCCGAGTACGTCGAGGTGACGACCTCGCGCATTCCGGAGGAGGTCGAGATCGTCCCCGCCTCGGTGACGGTCATCACGCGGCAGGAGCTCCGGGATCGCGGCGCGACCGACCTCCGCACCGCCCTCCTCTTCGCTGCGGGGGTCGAGATTTCCCCCGGCGGCGACGCCGGCCCGGCCTCGTCGGTGCCGGAGTTCTGGGGGCTTCGCGAGTTCGACGCCTTCCTCCTCGTCGTGGACGGCGTGCCGTGGGGAGGGGCCTTCAACCCCTCCCTCTCCACGATCGATCTCGCCGACGTCGAGCGCATCGAGGTGCTGCGCGGGGCGGCGCCGGTGATGTACGGGGCGACGTCGTTCGTGGGGGTCATCCAGATCCTGCGGCGCGCCGCCGGTGAGGGGGAGACGACGGCCACCGCGAAAACGGGGAGCTTCGGCGGCGGAGGCGTGGGCGCCTCGACGCCCCTTCCGATGCTCGGGACCCTCGCATCGACGCTCGCAGCCGACGTCGAGAGCGTGAACTTCAGGGACGATCGAACGGGCGTGGATCGCGGCCACATCCTCTGGCGCGGCGGGACGCCTCTCGGGAGCGGCCGGCTTCGCCTCGACGCGGACGCGATCTGGATCGGGCAGGACCCCGCGAGCCCTCAGCCCCGCGTGGGTCGCGTGATCACGAGCCTCGTCCCCCTCGACTCGAACCACAACCCCGACGACGCACACCTCGACGAGCGCCGCCTCTTCTTCGTGGCCGGCTACGATCACCCGCTCCCCGGAACGTCGGGGACTTTCGCGACGGCGCTCTCATTCACGCGCTCGGACCAGGGGATCTTCCGCGGCTTCCTCACCGACGTGTCGAACGTGAGCCCCAACGCGAACGGATTCCGGGAGGCGGTCTCGACGGCAGACCTCTACTTCGACGCGCATGGCGACTTCCACGTCACGCGCACGGTGAGGATCGTGGCCGGCGTCGATCACCTGCACGGCCTCGGGACGGGGCGGGGCGGCGATTTCGACTACTTCATCCCGCTCGACGGCGACAACGCCCCCTCGCCGTCCAGCCTCCCCTCCGCGGCCGACGTGAAGATCCGCGATCGAAGGGAGTTCTCGGGCGCGTACGGCTTCGTCGAGTGGACGCCGGTGGACCGGTGGCGCCTCGAGCTGGGGGCGCGCCTCAACCGCACCGTCGAGAGCCGCAGCGTCAACGCCGACCAGTTCGGCGTCGGCGTCACGAAGGGAGCCGACCGGAGCGAGGTGATGCGCGGCAGCGGCGCCGCGGGCGCGACCTACACCGCGTGGCAGCGGAAGGCGGACGCGGTGCACATCTACGCCGACTACCGCGATACCTACAAGCCGGCCGCCATCGACTTCGGCATCGACAGCGAGCCCGAGATCCTCGAGCCCGAGACCGCGCAGAGCTACGAGGTGGGGTCGAAGGCGAGGCTCCTCGGGGGAAAGCTCCAGCCCGAGATCAGCGTCTTCCGGATGGACTTCCGGAATCTCGTCGTGGACCAGATCTCGGGAGGCCTCCCCGTCCTCGTCAACGCCGGCCGGGAGCGCTTCCAGGGAGTCGAGACGTCGATCGGCTGGTCGGTCACGCCGAATCTTCTCTGGCGCACGGGATGGAGCTTCCACAACGCGCGCTTCAGGGACTTCGTGCAGGATTTCGGCGGGGTGCCGACGCAGCTCTCGGGAAACCGGCTCGAGATGTCGCCGCGCACGATGGGATCGACGGGGCTCGTCTACGCGCGCCCGACGGGCTGGGTCGGCTTCGCGCAGGTCGGGGTCGTCGGGAACCGATACCTCAACAAGCGCAACACGGCCCTCGTCTCACCCTACGCGACGGTGGCGGCGGGGATCGGCTACAGGATCAGGTCGTGGGAGCTCCGGCTCGACGGCTGGAACCTGACGAACCAGAGGCCCCCCGTCTCTGAGAGCGAGATGGGGGACGCCCAGTACTACCGCCTCCCCGCGACGCGCGTCGTCCTCTCGGCGACCTTCCTCGCCGGCGCGAAGCCTTCGCCCGCGAAGCGGAGCTGA